One genomic region from Anopheles bellator chromosome 2, idAnoBellAS_SP24_06.2, whole genome shotgun sequence encodes:
- the LOC131209132 gene encoding uncharacterized protein LOC131209132 translates to MMATRRPRVKVAANLSIRRPTKTNPSASQIDIELPHAAGNDKRLVEENVRASGRDPADVEQSDGIAPSKQGDNVVENEKQNDTKQHFKLPRPVDNNAKGVSSLGVMHETAFLGNINSGNNEDPMSPRRQEIRSAGFSIPFARKRIRTESLTSNKSLPDGVTVNKVARKIATKQEETQRTLENKKEIRKRLTNIENVVDKQNLTMFDMIYYNPVNNPMVAPSTLTKRSSVENLPKSVDGSKREGTRSRSVSKSRSPTPVPSTAQPPKAVPQLTPQLKLGPNGEMILDEASLVIENEREKEIRETLANTDIVYQDEFSGNSGYYTRIKRTQGWSDEETIRFYRCLHTIGTDFSMMLSLFPHRTRRDMKLKFKKEERHNLQLINKALQHPKLFNIAELRQQFAEEDEELERKKAEKRQLLEHEAQKRRNEQLQRKLLLNESKTRNPKKIVSRSQRSLTDTHEQLADSEPPAPSSPSSPPVPVSSALPVSPARPASSPVPPSGLQSPPPTSPPALAVSSPVTPLSCPKRSPRIRKKSRKALETSVAADSDSSQDPSVVSQPYIPNGTVVDSPNIDTNLSHCEQVEEICNPPPTVDVEQSSLLLELESDSASVITLQNLDDQSRTTRRRRKDSRTTVPIQLPPAAVKYESDVDLVYLTAPGDSVAVARPIKTNTFIKEMCADDQLPSGGLENAFNIVTIRSEHSAASVGNDEGTVSGTAQTARATHPENDINPATQESVSEHTITVKSVEFDVCDETPDCAGEDETVGKTGGADPGSLFLLETQSSHGECIVTSAEGSSFSRHMPSESKPASSNRAEKEATNGAEADNDEDGGFSLEDIDINSLVLVESQDANEPNKTIYEIYVSAPETGQLSEKPLDVPPDVIENIRLILEAGDASSDAGG, encoded by the exons ATGATGGCCACCAGGAGGCCCAGAGTGAAGGTGGCCGCCAATCTTAGCATACGCcggccaacaaaaacgaatCCCAGTGCCAGTCAGATAGACATCGAGCTTCCGCACGCGGCTGGCAATGACAAGCGTTTGGTTGAAGAAAATGTTAGGGCGTCCGGTCGTGATCCTGCTGATGTCGAACAATCGGACGGGATTGCCCCTTCCAAGCAGGGCGATAATGTGGTCGAGaacgagaaacaaaacgataCGAAGCAGCACTTCAAGCTTCCAA GACCGGTCGATAACAACGCCAAGGGCGTATCTTCGCTAGGCGTGATGCACGAAACTGCCTTTCTAGGAAACATCAATAGCGGCAATAATGAGGACCCAATGTCTCCCCGAAGACAGGAAATACGCAGCGCTGGGTTTTCGATACCGTTCGCCCGAAAGAGAATTCGCACCGAATCGCTGACCTCCAACAAATCGCTACCGGACGGTGTGACAGTGAATAAAGTGGCACGAAAGATCGCGACGAAGCAGGAAGAAACACAGAGAACTCTCGAAAACAAGAAGGAAATAAGGAAACGGCTGACAAACATCGAGAATGTTGTCGACAAACAGAACCTTACCATGTTCGACATGATCTATTACAACCCGGTCAACAATCCGATGGTGGCACCGTCAACGCTTACCAAGCGTTCTTCGGTGGAGAATCTTCCCAAATCGGTCGACGGAAGCAAGCGCGAAGGAACGCGTAGTCGCAGTGTGAGCAAGTCACGATCTCCCACGCCGGTGCCATCAACTGCGCAGCCACCGAAAGCTGTACCGCAACTTACTCCGCAGCTGAAGCTCGGTCCGAACGGGGAAATGATACTGGATGAGGCGAGTCTAGTGATTGAAAATGAGCGCGAAAAGGAGATCCGCGAAACACTTGCAAACACGGACATAGTGTATCAGGACGAGTTTAGTGGCA ATTCTGGCTACTACACCCGCATAAAGCGAACGCAGGGCTGGAGTGATGAGGAAACGATACGCTTTTACCGCTGCCTACATACGATTGGCACTGATTTCTCGATGATGCTAAGCCTATTTCCCCATCGCACCAGACGTGATATGAAACTCAAG tTTAAAAAAGAGGAACGCCACAACTTGCAACTTATCAATAAGGCACTTCAACATCCAAAGCTTTTCAACATTGCCGAGTTGCGCCAACAGTTCGCTGAAGAGGATGAAGAACTCGAACGGAAGAAGGCAGAGAAGCGGCAATTACTTGAACACGAGGCACAAAAACGACGAAATGAGCAGTTGCAGCGCAA ATTGTTACTGAACGAATCGAAAACTCGCAATCCAAAGAAGATAGTTAGCCGTTCTCAACGCTCCCTTACAGATACGCACGAACAGTTGGCTGACAGCgaaccaccggcaccatcatcaccatcatcccCACCTGTGCCAGTGTCTTCTGCACTACCAGTTTCCCCAGCCCGACCAGCTTCATCACCCGTCCCACCATCTGGGTTACAGTCACCACCGCCAACATCACCGCCTGCACTAGCAGTATCATCCCCAGTAACACCATTGTCTTGCCCTAAACGGAGCCCACGGATACGCAAAAAGTCACGCAAAGCACTGGAGACCAGCGTTGCGGCAGATTCCGACAGCAGTCAAGACCCAAGCGTAGTATCACAGCCTTACATCCCGAACGGCACCGTAGTTGATTCGCCAAACATCGATACTAACCTTTCACACTGCGAGCAAGTAGAAGAAATATGTAACCCGCCGCCCACTGTGGACGTTGAGCAATCGTCATTGTTGCTGGAACTCGAATCCGATTCAGCATCTGTGATAACGCTGCAAAATCTTGACGATCAGAGCCGCACaactcgtcgtcgccgtaaaGACTCCCGAACCACGGTGCCTATACAACTACCACCTGCCGCAGTAAAATACGAATCAGACGTGGATCTCGTTTATCTAACTGCGCCAGGCGATAGTGTGGCGGTAGCCAGGCCCATAAAAACGAATACCTTTATAAAAGAGATGTGCGCCGACGATCAACTGCCCAGCGGTGGTCTAGAGAATGCTTTCAATATAGTTACCATACGTTCGGAACATTCCGCGGCATCAGTAGGTAATGATGAAGGCACTGTTTCTGGCACAGCACAAACGGCCAGGGCAACACACCCCGAGAATGATATTAATCCAGCAACGCAGGAGTCGGTGTCGGAACATACGATCACTGTGAAAAGTGTCGAGTTTGATGTGTGTGACGAAACACCCGATTGCGCTGGAGAGGACGAAACAGTTGGCAAGACTGGTGGCGCAGACCCAGGAAGCTTATTTTTGCTGGAAACCCAATCATCGCACGGCGAGTGCATTGTGACGAGTGCAGAAGGTTCATCGTTTTCAAGGCATATGCCATCAGAGAGTAAACCTGCATCCAGCAATAGGGCCGAGAAGGAAGCAACAAATGGAGCAGAAGCCGACAATGATGAGGATGGTGGTTTTTCGCTTGAAGACATTGACATCAATTCGCTGGTGTTGGTAGAAAGTCAGGATGCtaacgaaccaaacaaaactaTCTACGAGATTTACGTATCAGCACCGGAAACTGGACAACTGAGTGAGAAGCCGCTCGATGTTCCACCAGATGTAATCGAAAACATACGCCTCATATTGGAGGCCGGTGATGCTAGCAGTGATGCTGGCGGTTGA
- the LOC131207682 gene encoding uncharacterized protein LOC131207682, producing MGVRFLQTFMKREVQNGAHYIQILREISNSAEQHDRKPLILIDLMALHELFKGDNCSVLCGSQVMLCEQQAAQFFSQLVESGAELVFFWDGNVQANKYDTWLERQNDKYTRMITVIDAINQGQPLQRIATKHSFNIPPNTCLQLKRIAESYGRVIVSIHAECDQELAAYALEHEALAIISNDTDFLIFNGCWQIWSANIDLKTLRTLAFSKDALRWKLKLSIPAMAIWATLAGNDFYNYEQLKPFHDGLGQAKFLKLAQYVRTLPVVERFDDNVIQQVLRCVYKRRRIPDQAVTWFRQSLDFYINDTQMRHRSKPPLDPIETFLLQESQHFVVGVLNGAPHNSTLFFFDYRSNDLGSYFDIVVPIIAKIAGIILYHRQHERGHITVVAKKGHQESYAQHNIAAVFPCDLAVPHFTDLLSRDDTMMAALLERKLQLLRWVCSDVVDDNSLAAVPHGLMVTVLTLVRLVECRIVRVFEADLLLLIAHELQTNQFVPSQEQCPTQLNPRAFRVGFLFQKVYQEISRAAQSIGLSSDYRPSTPYDGYRFHNNYDKFQNSQTDELMKPPTALWRLYVPTEKHDKSDQ from the exons ATGGGTGTGCGATTTTTACAAACGTTCATGAAGCGCGAGGTACAGAACGGCGCACATTACATTCAGATACTTCGTGAAATAAG CAATTCGGCTGAACAGCATGATCGAAAACCCTTAATACTGATTGATCTGATGGCTTTGCATGAATTGTTTAAAGGGGACAATTGTAGCGTGTTGTGCGGATCGCAGGTGATGCTGTGTGAACAACAAGCTGCCCAATTCTTCTCCCAATTGGTGGAATCCGGAGCAGAGCTAGTGTTTTTTTGGGATGGCAATGTGCAGGCAAACAAATACGACACATGGTTGGAGCGACAAAATGACAAGTACACGAGAATGATCACTGTTATCGATGCTATCAATCAAGGGCAACCCTTGCAGCGAATTGCCACAAAACACAGTTTCAATATTCCGCCCAACACGTGTTTACAGTTGAAGCGCATAGCTGAGAGTTATGGACGAGTGATCGTATCCATTCACGCCGAATGTGATCAGGAATTGGCTGCGTATGCGTTGGAGCACGAAGCGTTGGCGATCATTTCCAATGATACCGATTTCCTCATCTTCAATGGCTGTTGGCAGATTTGGTCAGCCAACATTGATTTGAAAACGCTTCGTACACTCGCCTTCAGTAAGGACGCGCTTCGGTGGAAGCTTAAATTGAGCATCCCTGCCATGGCAATATGGGCGACGCTGGCCGGGAATGACTTTTACAACTACGAACAGTTGAAACCATTTCACGATGGTCTTGGACAGGCAAAGTTTCTGAAGTTGGCACAGTACGTTCGGACGTTGCCGGTCGTAGAACGTTTCGACGACAACGTCATCCAGCAGGTCCTGCGATGTGTGTACAAAAGAAGACGGATTCCCGATCAGGCGGTTACGTGGTTTAGGCAAAGCTTAGACTTCTACATAAAC GACACACAGATGCGGCATCGATCGAAACCCCCACTCGATCCGATTGAAACGTTTCTGCTACAAGAATCCCAGCACTTTGTTGTAGGAGTACTGAACGGGGCGCCCCACAATTCtacgttgtttttttttgactACCGCTCCAACGACTTGGGCAGTTACTTTGATATCGTGGTACCGATAATTGCTAAAATTGCTGGTATAATTCTGTATCATCGTCAGCACGAACGGGGCCACATTACGGTGgttgccaaaaaaggacaccaagAATCTTATGCCCAACATAACATAGCGGCAGTGTTTCCGTGCGATTTGGCCGTTCCACACTTCACGGATCTTCTGTCACGGGACGATACAATGATGGCAGCATTATTGGAGCGTAAGTTGCAGCTACTGCGATGGGTTTGTTCAGATGTCGTAGACGACAACTCGTTAGCAGCAGTACCACACGGATTAATGGTTACAGTACTGACCCTTGTTCGGTTGGTGGAATGTCGCATTGTTCGTGTTTTCGAGGCAGACCTTCTTCTATTGATTGCTCACGAACTGCAGACCAACCAGTTCGTACCTTCGCAAGAGCAGTGCCCAACACAACTCAACCCACGAGCGTTTCGTGTAGGATTTCTGTTTCAGAAAGTTTACCAAGAAATATCGCGTGCCGCGCAATCTATTGGCCTTTCAAGCGACTACCGTCCGTCAACTCCGTACGATGGCTATCGCTTCCATAACAATTAtgataaatttcaaaatagTCAGACAGATGAACTGATGAAGCCGCCCACCGCCCTCTGGAGACTTTATGTGCCGACTGAGAAGCACGACAAGAGCGATCAATGA
- the LOC131210700 gene encoding integumentary mucin A.1-like, producing MVQSVIVACFALLNLVLVVNGQAAACTDPANYNQNVPHEYDCTRFYLCEASGPYALTCLSGYHFSTSTQECEPPETAGCEVTWTTVTVPTNPTVTPLTTLPTVPITSDGTTAGPTPETVDPTGPTVPTTPGTTLGTGATTATQDPQNPSGPTEPTTPETTIGTIPTVPTFVPTVGTDGPSTEEPTTVEGATTTEGPITEQSTVEPPIGTIPTVPTIIPTVPTAPTSTEEQTTEEEVTEEPTETVEPTEEPTEQPEPETNGNRKQNRRH from the coding sequence ATGGTCCAAAGCGTGATAGTAGCGTGTTTTGCTCTCCTCaacctggtgctggtggtcaaCGGCCAAGCTGCTGCCTGCACGGATCCGGCCAATTATAACCAAAATGTTCCCCATGAGTACGACTGCACCCGTTTCTACCTGTGTGAGGCAAGCGGTCCTTATGCTTTGACCTGTCTAAGTGGCTACCACTTCTCGACTTCAACGCAAGAATGTGAACCACCGGAGACGGCAGGGTGTGAGGTTACGTGGACAACGGTTACAGTGCCCACGAACCCCACGGTTACACCTCTGACAACACTTCCAACAGTACCCATTACATCCGATGGCACCACGGCGGGGCCAACACCGGAGACCGTAGACCCAACTGGACCAACGGTACCAACGACACCTGGTACCACGCTCGGAACGGGTGCTACCACGGCCACCCAGGACCCACAGAATCCGTCCGGTCCGACTGAGCCAACAACACCGGAAACCACCATCGGCACTATCCCGACGGTTCCGACCTTTGTGCCTACGGTTGGAACCGACGGACCGAGCACTGAGGAGCCAACGACCGTGGAAGGAGCTACCACTACTGAGGGGCCCATTACGGAACAATCTACGGTGGAACCCCCCATCGGCACTATCCCGACGGTGCCGACAATCATACCAACGGTGCCAACGGCCCCGACAAGCACTGAAGAGCAAACTACTGAGGAAGAAGTTACCGAAGAGCCTACGGAGACGGTGGAGCCTACCGAAGAGCCAACggagcagccggagccggaaacgaacggaaaccgCAAACAGAATCGGCGACACTGA
- the LOC131207683 gene encoding mucin-2-like produces the protein MARCAVAVVFLTTLSVVLVSGQGILDPRCPLVDLDPNNPTQLPHATDCTLFYTCSWGYAFLKQCPTGQYFGAQIQRCDHPVIAQCTLGGTTAIPNPTTTTVPVVTTVPSVTTVATVPTVSPTVNPGVTTTVPGGTTLTTAPTAPTASIPTAQTAGPPTTTVSGATTDSTIGITNTTIPTVPTAEIPTVPTVAF, from the coding sequence ATGGCCAGGTGTGCAGTAGCCGTTGTGTTCCTGACGACGTTGAGTGTTGTGCTGGTGAGCGGACAGGGAATTCTCGATCCTCGCTGCCCGCTGGTGGACCTGGATCCGAACAACCCGACCCAGCTACCCCACGCCACCGACTGCACCCTGTTCTACACTTGCTCCTGGGGCTACGCATTCCTGAAGCAGTGTCCAACCGGGCAGTACTTCGGGGCGCAAATTCAGCGCTGCGACCATCCGGTCATTGCCCAGTGCACTCTCGGTGGCACCACCGCGATCCCCaacccgaccaccaccactgttCCCGTGGTCACCACGGTGCCCTCTGTAACCACCGTAGCCACCGTTCCAACAGTGTCTCCAACAGTGAATCCAGGAGTCACTACTACTGTACCGGGTGGCACCACCCTCACAACTGCTCCGACGGCTCCGACGGCATCGATCCCGACGGCCCAAACAGCAGGACCACCAACTACCACCGTCAgtggggccaccaccgacagtaCCATCGGCATTACCAACACCACCATTCCCACCGTCCCTACGGCCGAAATCCCCACGGTACCAACGGTGGCGTTCTAG
- the LOC131208936 gene encoding protein abrupt-like, which translates to MTGQQQYSLRWNDYTSYITGAFDALRYEEDLVDVTLFCEGRKIRAHKVLLSACSTYFKEIFKENPSQHPVIIFKNVKYSDLMSLVEFMYQGEVSVLQESLPSFLHTAEMLSIRGLADTNNEQQQQQQHHHLPDQPTSTLAQQILQTQSQNMATSATITTSEPVYFTLPSNSTIVPQTKLEPQPSTATALQTAQQFVNKITLKSSDIANAVAVPIGQQQAQQQHQQQQLAKIQVKPAPAVATAVPQRTVAVGQTQGQDQTNQTNQAATLQELVDSVVTSARPTKPKRTIKAKTLTVKQPVAGTSSGSVSGNTRASYSEITSETGNQSDNGMDLYSEQSGQEHDQVTTYTDSTNNDVKIQISEYINVGEGLNPTSGDSGSYTQQEGYELVGDAIAERQEGDEHMGQNCFEMEIVDMDVNGMFPDDGAEDAKVKTETMDESAGRSRDDGKKFQCKECDKAFATWKSLAMHRHIHSGRTKCKICGAVLSRTANLKRHMKLKHEP; encoded by the coding sequence ATGAcaggccagcagcagtattCCCTAAGATGGAATGATTACACCAGCTACATTACAGGTGCGTTCGACGCACTGCGCTACGAGGAGGATCTGGTGGACGTGACGCTGTTTTGCGAAGGTCGTAAGATTCGTGCCCACAAGGTGTTGCTGTCGGCATGCAGCACCTACTTCAAGGAGATTTTCAAAGAGAACCCCTCCCAGCATCCGGTGATAATATTCAAGAACGTCAAATACAGCGATCTGATGTCGCTGGTGGAATTTATGTACCAGGGTGAGGTCAGCGTTCTGCAGGAGTCGCTCCCCTCGTTTCTTCACACGGCGGAGATGCTATCGATTCGGGGACTTGCCGATACCAACAAtgagcaacaacagcagcaacaacaccatcatcTTCCAGATCAGCCGACCTCAACCCTGGCGCAGCAGATATTGCAGACCCAGTCGCAGAATATGGCCACCAGCGCTACCATCACGACCTCGGAACCAGTATACTTTACGCTCCCGTCGAACTCCACTATCGTACCACAGACGAAACTTGAGCCCCAGCCATCCACAGCGACAGCTCTGCAGACCGCTCAGCAGTTTGTTAATAAAATAACACTCAAATCCAGTGATATTGCGAACGCCGTCGCCGTTCCGATTGGTCAACAGCAagcgcagcaacaacatcagcaacaacaattggCAAAGATACAAGTAAAGCCTGCTCCTGCCGTAGCAACGGCCGTCCCGCAGCGCACCGTCGCTGTAGGGCAGACGCAAGGTCAGGACCAGACCAACCAAACTAATCAAGCGGCAACACTGCAGGAGTTGGTCGATAGCGTCGTTACGTCGGCGCGTCCAACAAAACCGAAGCGCACCATAAAAGCGAAGACATTAACGGTAAAGCAACCGGTCGCGGGAACCTCGAGTGGCAGCGTTTCTGGTAACACTCGGGCCAGTTACAGCGAAATCACATcagaaaccggaaaccaaTCGGACAACGGAATGGACCTCTACAGCGAGCAAAGCGGACAGGAGCATGACCAGGTAACGACGTACACTGACTCTACTAACAATGATGTGAAAATTCAAATATCGGAGTACATCAACGTGGGAGAAGGCCTTAATCCGACTAGTGGCGACAGTGGGTCCTACACGCAGCAGGAAGGTTACGAGTTGGTTGGGGATGCCATCGCCGAACGACAGGAGGGAGACGAGCACATGGGACAGAACTGcttcgaaatggaaattgttGATATGGACGTGAACGGTATGTTTCCGGACGACGGAGCGGAGGACGCAAAGGTGAAAACAGAAACGATGGATGAGAGTGCTGGACGTTCCAGGGACGACGGAAAGAAATTCCAGTGCAAGGAGTGTGACAAAGCGTTCGCCACCTGGAAATCGCTGGCGATGCATCGCCACATTCACAGTGGTCGTACCAAGTGCAAAATTTGCGGCGCGGTACTCTCACGTACCGCCAATCTCAAACGGCACATGAAGCTGAAGCACGAACCCTAA
- the LOC131212322 gene encoding DNA-directed RNA polymerases I, II, and III subunit RPABC1: MDDDAETYKLWRIRKTVMQLSHDRGYLVTQDELDQTLEQFKEQFGDKPSEKRPARPDLIVLVAHNDDPTDQMFVFFPDEPKIGIKTIKTYCTRMQEENIHRAIVVVQSGMTPSAKQSLVDMAPKYILEQFLESELLINITEHELVPEHVVMTPEEKQELLARYKLKENMLMRIQAGDPVARYFGLKRGQVVKIIRPSETAGRYISYRLVC; this comes from the exons ATGGATGATGATGCGGAAACGTACAAACTGTGGCGCATCCGAAAGACCGTGATGCAACTAAGCCATGACCGAGGCTATCTGGTAACGCAGGATGAGTTGGACCAAACGCTCGAACAATTTAAGGAGCAGTTTGGCGATAAACCAAG CGAAAAACGACCTGCACGCCCGGATCTGATCGTTCTGGTGGCACACAACGACGATCCGACGGATCagatgtttgtgtttttccccGACGAACCGAAGATTGGCatcaaaacaattaaaacataCTGCACCCGAATGCAGGAGGAAAACATTCACCGGGCAATTGTGGTGGTACAATCCGGCATGACACCATCGGCTAAACAATCCCTCGTCGACATGGCACCGAAGTATATTTTGGAACAATTTCTCGAGTCTGAGCTGTTGATTAACATCACCGAGCACGAGTTGGTTCCGGAACACGTCGTTATGACACCGGAGGAGAAACAGGAACTGTTGGCCCGTTACAAGCTCAAAGAAAACATGCTGATGAGGATACAGGCAGGCGACCCGGTGGCTCGCTACTTCGGTCTGAAGCGCGGACAAGTGGTGAAAATTATCCGGCCGTCAGAAACTGCCGGAAGATACATATCCTACCGACTAGTATGCTGA
- the LOC131212323 gene encoding large ribosomal subunit protein uL11: protein MPPKFDPNEIKHVYLRCVGGEVGATSSLAPKIGPLGLSPKKVGDDIAKATGDWKGLKITVCLTIQNRQATISVVPSAASLIVKALKEPPRDRKKVKNIKHNGNITFDEVVSIARVMRPRSMARELSGTCKEVLGTAHSVGCTIDGRAPHDVIEDISSGAIEVPSE from the exons ATGCCACCTAAGTTCGACCCGAACGAGATTAAGCACG TTTACCTCCGGTGCGTCGGCGGAGAAGTCGGTGCCACTTCTTCCCTCGCTCCGAAAATCGGTCCCCTTGGTCTG TCTCCGAAGAAAGTTGGTGACGATATTGCCAAGGCAACTGGTGATTGGAAGGGTTTGAAGATCACCGTTTGCCTCACGATCCAGAACCGACAGGCTACGATTTCCGTTGTACCATCGGCTGCTTCGCTGATCGTGAAAGCGCTTAAGGAACCGCCACGCGATCGTAAGAAGGTGAAAAACA TTAAACACAATGGCAACATCACCTTCGATGAGGTCGTCAGCATTGCGCGCGTTATGCGACCGCGCTCCATGGCCAGGGAGCTGTCGGGAACCTGTAAGGAGGTGCTCGGAACGGCACATAGCGTTGGTTGTACCATCGATGGCCGTGCCCCACACGACGTAATCGAAGACATTTCGTCCGGTGCTATTGAAGTACCATCGGAGTAA
- the LOC131210288 gene encoding mpv17-like protein translates to MSGLSMWIKRYPVVRGMITYSFLWPTGCFIQQKLSGKKMNEIDWKKCWRFFFYGGFIVAPSLYCWIRVASIMWPRQDLKSAIAKALTEQISYTPMAMTAFYFSMSLLESKTVEESFNEVKVKLWPTYKVALCIWPLIQTFNFSVVPEKNRVPFVSMCSLLWTIFLAYMKQKEQSEMAEGILVK, encoded by the exons ATGTCCGGTCTGTCAATGTGGATAAAACGATATCCAGTTGTACGAGGAATGATCACCTATAGTTTTCTGTGGCCTACTGGCTGTTTCATCCAACAAAAACTGTCAGGAAAAAAGATGA ATGAAATCGATTGGAAAAAGTGCTGGCGTTTCTTCTTCTACGGAGGTTTCATCGTTGCTCCGTCGCTGTATTGCTGGATACGAGTGGCTTCCATAATGTGGCCAAGACAAGATTTGAAGTCAGCCATTGCCAAG GCTCTCACGGAGCAGATCAGCTACACTCCGATGGCCATGACTGCATTCTATTTTAGCATGAGTCTCTTGGAATCCAAAACCGTCGAAGAATCGTTTAACGAAGTAAAGGTAAAACTCTGGCCTACCTACAAA GTAGCCCTGTGCATCTGGCCACTGATACAGACTTTTAATTTCTCGGTCGTACCTGAAAAGAACCGCGTTCCTTTCGTTAGTATGTGCAGCTTGCTTTGGACCATATTTTTGGCATACATGAAGCAAAAAGAGCAAAGTGAAATGGCAGAAGGGATCTTGGTGAAATAG
- the LOC131212541 gene encoding voltage-gated potassium channel subunit beta-2 encodes MSIVLCNVASKTNNDNNVNNDNISEDSNPVTIYRCRAPIASLDCMEEFSGTTAQLDFGRSTSLGSNPAIQIRSNATTTPGLRYKNLGKSGLRVSNVGLGTWPIFSPGVSEEQAEAILRLAVESGINLFDLSEAHSGTRAEIELGKIIQKAGWKRTTFVIITKIYWSTKSEERGLSRKHIIESVQASLQRLQLPYIDVILVHKADSMCPMEEIVRAMNYVISQGWSMYWGTARWSPVEIMEAYTNCRQFNCVTPIVEQSEYHMFCREKAELYLPEMYNKIGVGFMAWGPLSMCLGDTQNGEKLWIPKGSLKSKSQSYSWIEDEVNKEVGVRARQSFRKNLQDEARRLYDKARDISNLAEKLGCNAVQLSIAWSLKHEPVQCLLLGATSPEQLHQSLQALQLLPRLSTGVMLEIERILENKPVRPPPISTLALR; translated from the exons ATGTCGATCGTGTTATGTAATGTTGCTTCAAAAACTAATAACGACAATAACGTTAACAATGACAATATTAGCGAGGATTCAAATCCGGTCACAATCTACAG GTGCCGTGCTCCTATAGCTTCACTGGATTGTATGGAGGAATTCAGTGGCACCACCGCTCAGCTTGATTTTG GTCGTTCTACAAGCCTGGGGTCCAATCCGGCGATCCAGATACGCAGCAATGCGACAACCACACCTGGCTTACGTTACAAAAACCTTGGCAAGAGTGGACTGCGCGTTTCCAACGTCGGTCTCGGTACTTGGCCGATATTTTCCCCGGGCGTGTCAGAGGAACAGGCCGAAGCCATCCTTcggctggcggtcgagagtggaatcaatttgtttgatcTCTCCGAGGCACATTCTG GAACACGTGCGGAAATAGAACTTGGCAAAATTATTCAGAAAGCCGGATGGAAGCGTACCACTTTTGTCATAATAACCAAAATTTATTGGAGTACCAA GTCGGAGGAGCGCGGATTGTCGCGAAAGCACATAATCGAAAGTGTTCAAGCGAGTCTCCAGAGGTTGCAGCTACCATACATTGACGTCATACTGGTCCACAAGGCTGACTCAATGTGCCCTATGGAAG AAATTGTCCGTGCTATGAATTATGTTATTTCGCAAGGGTGGTCAATGTATTGGGGTACCGCCAGATGGTCGCCAGTTGAG ATTATGGAAGCTTACACCAATTGCCGCCAGTTCAACTGTGTTACGCCGATCGTGGAACAGTCGGAATATCATATGTTTTGTCGCGAGAAAGCTGAACTTTATCTGCCGGAGATGTACAACAAAATTGGCGTAGGGTTTATGGCTTGGGGGCCTCTCTCGATGTGCCTGGGCGATACACAAAACGGTGAGAAGCTCTGGATTCCGAAAGGGTCGCTTAAGAGCAAAAGCCAAAGCTACTCGTGGATCGAAGACGAGGTGAACAAGGAGGTAGGTGTCCGTGCTCGGCAATC TTTTCGGAAGAACCTGCAGGACGAAGCTCGTCGGTTGTACGATAAAGCGAGAGACATTAGCAACTTGGCGGAAAAGTTGGGCTGCAATGCGGTACAGTTGTCCATTGCGTGGTCACTCAAGCACGAACCAGTCCAATGTTTACTTCTCGGAGCCACGTCACCCGAACAGCTGCACCAGAGTCTGCAAGCATTGCAG CTTCTGCCCCGATTATCGACTGGTGTGATGCTGGAGATAGAACGCATTCTTGAAAATAAACCAGTGCGTCCACCACCGATATCTACGCTTGCCCTACGGTGA